A single region of the Changchengzhania lutea genome encodes:
- a CDS encoding DUF4197 domain-containing protein: MIRKFLILLLVINVTACAELQEVVSQLPQGGIGNTEIASGLRQALDFGIDKQVTKLTQTDGFYKNELVKILLPQELQKVDKALRDIGLSSLADEGLKVLNRAAEDAVKEATPIFIDAVKGITFADAKHILLGSDTAATQYLTSKTQTALYNKFNPVIKNSFSKVGADEIWSNLINRYNAIPFTSNVNPDLTDYVTDEALKGVFTMIGIEEKEIRTKISSRTTDLLRRVFALQDRS; encoded by the coding sequence ATGATACGAAAATTTTTAATACTCCTATTGGTAATCAATGTAACTGCTTGTGCAGAATTACAAGAAGTGGTTAGCCAACTGCCTCAAGGTGGCATAGGAAATACCGAAATTGCCTCGGGATTGAGACAAGCCTTAGACTTTGGTATTGACAAACAAGTTACAAAACTGACCCAAACTGATGGATTTTATAAAAATGAACTGGTTAAAATTCTATTACCTCAAGAGCTTCAAAAAGTGGATAAAGCCCTAAGGGATATTGGTTTAAGTAGTCTAGCAGATGAAGGCTTAAAAGTACTTAACAGAGCTGCTGAAGATGCCGTTAAAGAGGCAACGCCTATTTTTATTGATGCTGTCAAAGGCATTACATTTGCAGATGCAAAGCATATTTTACTGGGAAGCGATACGGCGGCTACCCAATATCTAACCTCTAAAACGCAAACCGCGCTGTACAATAAATTTAATCCTGTTATTAAAAACTCATTTAGTAAAGTTGGTGCAGATGAGATTTGGAGCAACTTGATTAACAGATATAATGCCATTCCATTCACATCAAATGTGAATCCAGATTTAACAGATTATGTTACCGATGAAGCGCTCAAAGGCGTTTTTACCATGATTGGTATTGAAGAAAAAGAAATTAGAACAAAAATCTCTTCACGAACCACAGATTTATTGAGGCGTGTTTTTGCTTTACAGGATAGATCTTAA
- a CDS encoding Lacal_2735 family protein — translation MNRIDRIKDNQTKLKERYKILIEKAYNFRQTDSALSDISEYKAIKLLNKLNRLKYLSRESQQVSA, via the coding sequence ATGAACCGCATAGATCGCATCAAGGACAATCAAACAAAATTAAAGGAGCGCTATAAAATTTTAATAGAAAAGGCTTACAATTTTCGACAAACTGATTCCGCACTGAGTGATATTTCGGAATACAAAGCCATCAAACTTCTTAATAAATTAAACCGCCTTAAGTATTTGTCAAGAGAAAGTCAACAGGTTTCTGCTTAA
- a CDS encoding ABC transporter substrate-binding protein, with product MRDQLNRTLHLKEIPKRIVSLVPSQTELLCDLGLESALVGVTKFCVHPHHIRTYATVVGGTKQIHLEKIKALHPDIILCNKEENTKAIVDMCQDICPIHVSDIYSVEDSLELIKMYGKIFNKAHVAHSIIKRINSEKDVFENEAKVYSNFKTVYFIWKNPWMVAGSNTYIDYMMHLNKFENVFKNLERYPEINFSKPEINKGVELVLLSSEPYPFKMKHQMELQEVYPNAKIVLVDGEMFSWYGSRLIKAFPYFKTLGSSLHHSQP from the coding sequence ATGAGAGACCAACTAAACAGAACCCTCCATTTAAAGGAAATCCCAAAACGTATTGTTTCTTTAGTACCCAGTCAAACCGAATTACTTTGCGATTTAGGATTGGAATCTGCTCTAGTTGGGGTCACTAAATTCTGTGTACATCCTCATCATATAAGAACCTATGCAACCGTGGTTGGTGGCACGAAGCAAATTCATTTAGAAAAAATTAAAGCCTTACACCCAGATATTATTCTTTGCAATAAAGAGGAAAATACAAAAGCTATTGTAGACATGTGCCAAGACATTTGTCCAATTCACGTTTCCGATATTTATTCTGTAGAAGACAGTTTAGAACTTATAAAAATGTATGGCAAAATTTTCAATAAAGCACATGTAGCACATTCAATTATCAAAAGAATCAATAGTGAAAAGGATGTATTTGAAAATGAAGCCAAAGTATATTCTAATTTTAAAACCGTTTATTTTATTTGGAAAAACCCATGGATGGTGGCGGGAAGTAATACATACATAGATTACATGATGCATTTAAACAAATTTGAAAATGTGTTTAAAAATTTAGAGCGCTACCCAGAAATTAATTTCAGTAAGCCTGAAATTAATAAAGGTGTTGAACTGGTATTGCTCTCTAGCGAACCTTATCCATTCAAAATGAAGCATCAAATGGAGTTGCAGGAAGTTTATCCCAATGCTAAAATAGTATTAGTAGATGGAGAAATGTTTTCTTGGTACGGTTCAAGACTTATTAAAGCCTTTCCGTATTTTAAGACGTTAGGTTCAAGCCTTCATCATAGTCAACCTTAG
- the pyrF gene encoding orotidine-5'-phosphate decarboxylase, giving the protein MTTTQLIDQIKKKKSFLCIGLDVDLRKIPSHLLKKEDPIFEFNKVIIDATHHLCVAYKPNTAFYEAYGLKGWKALEKTINYLNKNHPEIFTIADAKRGDIGNTSAMYAEAFFNDLGFDSVTVAPYMGKDSVEPFLTFKNKHTIMLALTSNEGAFDFQTKTVEGKSLYKHVLEISKSWTNSENLMYVVGATKAEYFTDIRKIVPNSFLLVPGVGAQGGNLQDVCKFGMSENIGLLINSSRGIIYASNKDNFAEAARLKAEELQQEMELILSNQSQ; this is encoded by the coding sequence ATGACAACAACCCAACTTATAGATCAAATTAAAAAAAAGAAATCCTTTCTTTGTATTGGTTTAGATGTAGATTTAAGAAAAATTCCATCACATCTTCTTAAGAAAGAAGATCCAATTTTCGAATTCAATAAGGTCATTATTGACGCCACTCATCATTTGTGTGTAGCCTATAAACCCAATACGGCCTTTTACGAAGCCTATGGTTTAAAAGGTTGGAAAGCACTAGAAAAGACCATCAATTATTTAAATAAAAACCATCCTGAAATTTTCACTATTGCCGATGCTAAACGTGGTGATATTGGTAACACCAGTGCCATGTACGCTGAAGCATTTTTCAATGATTTGGGCTTTGATTCGGTTACCGTTGCCCCATATATGGGAAAAGATTCGGTGGAGCCTTTTTTGACTTTTAAAAATAAGCATACTATTATGTTGGCCTTAACTTCGAACGAAGGGGCTTTCGATTTTCAAACAAAAACGGTCGAAGGAAAATCACTTTACAAACATGTTTTGGAAATTTCAAAATCATGGACAAATTCTGAAAATTTGATGTATGTAGTAGGCGCTACAAAAGCAGAATACTTTACAGACATTAGAAAAATTGTGCCAAATAGCTTTTTATTGGTACCTGGTGTTGGTGCCCAGGGTGGAAACTTACAAGACGTTTGTAAATTTGGAATGAGCGAAAATATTGGTTTGCTTATTAATTCTTCAAGGGGCATAATTTATGCTTCTAATAAGGACAATTTCGCTGAGGCCGCACGCCTAAAAGCTGAGGAACTTCAGCAAGAAATGGAACTGATTTTGAGTAACCAGTCGCAGTAA
- the prfA gene encoding peptide chain release factor 1, whose translation MLEKLQIIKQRFDEVSDLIIQPDIITDQKRYVQLNKEYKDLKLLIDKREEYIELTDNITEAEEIIADGSDPEMVDMAKMQYDEAKDRIPKLEDEIRFLLIPRDPEDTKNAVVELRAGTGGDEASIFAGDLFRMYTKYCEGRGWKLDTVDFSEGTNGGFKEIQFEVTGNDVYGTLKFEAGVHRVQRVPQTETQGRVHTSAATVMVFPEAEEFDVEINPKDVRIDFFCSSGPGGQSVNTTYSAVRLTHIPTGLVAQCQDQKSQHKNKEKAFKVLRSRLYDMELAKKNEEDAAKRGSMVSSGDRSAKIRTYNYSQGRVTDHRIGLTLYDLSNIVNGDIQKIIDELQLAENTEKLKASDEVI comes from the coding sequence ATGTTAGAGAAATTACAGATAATAAAGCAGCGTTTTGATGAGGTTAGTGATTTAATAATTCAACCAGATATTATTACTGACCAAAAGCGTTACGTGCAGCTTAACAAAGAATACAAAGATTTAAAACTGCTTATCGATAAGCGCGAAGAATATATAGAACTCACCGATAATATTACTGAGGCCGAAGAAATTATTGCAGATGGTAGCGATCCAGAAATGGTAGATATGGCTAAAATGCAATATGATGAAGCCAAAGACCGCATCCCGAAATTAGAAGATGAGATCCGTTTTCTTTTAATTCCCAGAGATCCAGAAGACACTAAAAATGCGGTGGTAGAATTACGTGCAGGAACTGGTGGTGATGAAGCGAGTATTTTTGCAGGCGATTTATTTAGAATGTACACCAAATACTGTGAAGGCAGAGGTTGGAAATTGGATACTGTCGATTTTAGCGAAGGCACCAATGGTGGTTTTAAAGAAATACAGTTTGAAGTGACCGGAAATGATGTTTATGGGACATTAAAATTTGAAGCTGGAGTACACCGCGTACAGCGCGTACCCCAGACCGAAACTCAAGGTCGTGTTCATACCAGTGCAGCAACGGTTATGGTGTTTCCAGAAGCAGAGGAATTTGATGTAGAAATAAACCCTAAAGATGTTCGAATTGATTTTTTCTGTTCTTCAGGTCCAGGAGGACAATCGGTAAACACCACATATTCTGCGGTGCGATTAACCCATATTCCAACAGGATTGGTAGCGCAATGTCAAGATCAAAAATCGCAACACAAGAACAAGGAAAAAGCCTTTAAAGTATTGCGATCACGTTTGTACGATATGGAGTTGGCTAAAAAGAATGAAGAAGATGCTGCAAAGCGTGGCAGTATGGTATCATCGGGTGATAGAAGTGCAAAAATTAGAACCTATAACTACTCTCAAGGCCGTGTCACAGACCATAGAATAGGATTAACACTTTACGATTTATCGAATATTGTAAATGGCGATATTCAAAAAATAATTGATGAATTACAATTGGCTGAAAACACAGAAAAGTTGAAAGCTAGTGATGAAGTGATTTAA
- a CDS encoding ATP-binding cassette domain-containing protein, producing the protein MTLEIDNVELYFNNNCILNSVYLKAETGKITGILGSNGSGKSCLLQIIFGNLKSKYKLVRLDNKPILKPLYQTQLISYLPQYHFIPNRMRIKNAFILFKVSWDSFIIDFDTFKATKDTRFNLLSGGEQRLMETYIILKSDRKIILLDEPFSHLAPLYIEKIKTLISEEKEHKAIIITDHMYRHIVNVSDAIYLIKDGHTKRINNLTELEDYKYLSFGALD; encoded by the coding sequence GTGACATTAGAAATAGATAATGTTGAACTATATTTCAATAACAACTGCATTTTAAATAGCGTCTATTTAAAAGCCGAAACTGGAAAAATTACAGGAATTTTGGGTAGTAATGGAAGTGGAAAAAGCTGCTTACTTCAAATTATTTTTGGAAACCTAAAATCTAAATACAAATTAGTCCGTCTTGATAATAAACCCATTTTAAAACCCTTATATCAAACTCAATTAATTAGCTACCTACCTCAGTATCATTTTATCCCAAACCGCATGCGCATTAAAAATGCTTTCATATTGTTCAAAGTATCTTGGGATAGTTTTATTATTGATTTTGACACTTTCAAAGCAACAAAAGACACAAGATTCAATCTACTTTCAGGTGGGGAGCAACGTTTAATGGAAACTTATATCATTTTAAAAAGTGACAGAAAAATTATTTTATTGGATGAACCTTTTTCTCATTTAGCGCCTTTGTATATTGAAAAAATAAAAACTTTAATTTCCGAAGAAAAAGAACATAAAGCAATCATTATAACGGACCATATGTATCGTCATATTGTGAATGTTTCAGACGCCATTTACCTTATTAAGGACGGTCATACAAAACGCATTAATAACCTGACGGAACTTGAGGATTATAAATATTTAAGCTTTGGTGCTTTAGATTAA
- a CDS encoding adenosylcobalamin-dependent ribonucleoside-diphosphate reductase, whose translation MKANLTKTVPKTYTQDEAFNATLKYFKNDDLAARVWLNKYALKDSKGNIYELTPNDMHRRIAKEIARVEAKYENSINEDDIFNLIKDFKYIVPQGSPMAGIGNPFQIGSLSNCFVIGNSGESDSYGGIMKIDQEQVQLMKRRGGVGHDLSHIRPKGSGVKNSALTSTGLVPFMERYSNSTREVAQDGRRGALMLSVSINHPDSEDFINAKLEQGKVTGANVSVRIDDEFMKAVKNETQYTQKYPVFSSTPKVSKSIEANALWKKIVHNAWKSAEPGILFWDTIIKESIPDCYADLGYKTVSTNPCGEIPLCPYDSCRLLAINLFSYVEDPFTEKASFNFELFKKHVAYAQRIMDDIIDLELEKIDTILRKIDADPELDEVKATERNLWVNIKSKAEEGRRTGVGITAEGDMLAALGIRYGSEKGNAFSLKVHKTIAIEAYRASVHLAKERGAFSIFDANREKDNPFIQRLKEADSKLYYEMLEYGRRNIALLTIAPTGTTSLMTQTTSGIEPVFMPVYKRRRKVNPNDKNGRVDFVDEVGDSWEEYVVFHHRFKQWMEVNGIDASKNFSQSELDELIKKSPYHKATSNDVDWLSKVSMQGAIQKWVDHSISVTINLPNDVTEDLVGDLYLKAWEVGCKGVTVYRDGSRSGVLISNEEKKEETDNKLTAFPIKRPQVLKADVVRFQNNKEKWIAFIGLIDDKAYEVFTGLADDEDGILIPRWVNEGLIIKNRNDDGTSRYDFQYKNKRGYKTTIEGLSHKFNPEFWNYAKLISSTLRHGMPIDKIVDLINSLQLDSESINTWKNGVVRALKRYVEDGTQAKGQQCDNCKSEHLIYQEGCLTCKDCGSSKCG comes from the coding sequence ATGAAAGCAAACCTCACCAAAACCGTACCTAAAACTTACACTCAAGACGAGGCCTTTAATGCCACCTTAAAATACTTCAAAAATGATGATTTAGCAGCTCGCGTGTGGTTAAATAAATATGCCTTAAAAGATTCAAAAGGTAATATTTATGAGCTTACTCCTAACGATATGCATCGCAGAATAGCAAAGGAAATTGCTAGAGTGGAAGCTAAATATGAAAACTCTATAAATGAAGACGACATCTTTAACTTAATTAAAGATTTTAAATATATCGTCCCTCAAGGAAGCCCAATGGCAGGTATAGGCAATCCGTTTCAAATAGGCTCATTATCAAATTGTTTTGTGATTGGTAACTCTGGAGAATCTGATTCTTATGGAGGTATTATGAAAATTGATCAAGAGCAAGTGCAACTTATGAAACGTCGTGGTGGTGTTGGTCATGATTTATCACATATTCGTCCTAAAGGTTCTGGAGTTAAAAATTCGGCATTAACATCTACAGGACTTGTACCCTTTATGGAGCGTTATTCAAATTCTACAAGAGAAGTGGCACAAGACGGTAGGCGAGGAGCGCTTATGTTATCGGTATCTATCAATCATCCAGATTCTGAAGATTTTATCAATGCTAAGTTGGAGCAAGGCAAAGTTACAGGTGCAAATGTGTCAGTTAGAATTGATGATGAATTTATGAAAGCCGTTAAAAACGAGACGCAGTACACTCAGAAATACCCTGTTTTTAGTTCAACCCCTAAAGTATCAAAATCTATTGAAGCCAATGCGCTTTGGAAAAAAATAGTACATAATGCGTGGAAATCAGCAGAGCCAGGAATTTTATTCTGGGATACTATTATTAAAGAATCCATTCCAGATTGTTATGCCGATTTAGGGTATAAAACGGTATCAACCAACCCTTGTGGCGAAATCCCTTTATGTCCGTATGATTCTTGTAGATTACTAGCTATAAATTTGTTTTCTTATGTCGAAGATCCTTTTACGGAAAAGGCTTCATTCAATTTCGAATTATTTAAAAAACATGTGGCATACGCACAACGCATTATGGATGATATTATCGATTTAGAGCTTGAAAAAATCGATACTATTTTACGAAAAATTGATGCAGATCCAGAATTAGATGAGGTTAAAGCAACCGAGCGTAACTTATGGGTGAATATAAAGAGCAAAGCAGAAGAAGGTCGTAGAACTGGTGTTGGCATTACCGCAGAAGGCGATATGTTGGCAGCTTTAGGTATTCGGTACGGAAGCGAAAAAGGAAATGCGTTTTCTTTAAAAGTTCATAAAACCATTGCTATTGAAGCTTACAGGGCATCGGTACACTTAGCAAAAGAACGTGGTGCATTTTCAATTTTTGATGCCAACCGTGAAAAAGATAATCCGTTTATACAACGCTTAAAAGAAGCAGATAGTAAATTGTATTATGAAATGCTGGAATATGGTAGACGAAATATTGCTTTGTTAACAATTGCCCCTACAGGAACCACCAGTTTAATGACGCAAACTACTTCGGGGATTGAGCCTGTATTTATGCCCGTTTATAAGCGTAGAAGAAAAGTAAACCCAAACGATAAGAACGGACGAGTAGATTTTGTTGATGAAGTTGGGGATTCTTGGGAAGAATACGTGGTGTTTCATCATCGATTTAAACAATGGATGGAAGTAAATGGCATTGATGCTTCTAAAAACTTTTCGCAAAGTGAGTTAGATGAGTTGATTAAAAAATCACCATACCATAAAGCGACCTCAAACGATGTGGATTGGTTAAGTAAAGTGAGTATGCAAGGTGCTATACAAAAATGGGTGGACCATTCCATAAGTGTTACCATTAATTTGCCAAATGATGTGACAGAAGACTTAGTTGGCGATTTATATTTAAAAGCATGGGAAGTTGGTTGTAAAGGGGTTACGGTTTATAGAGATGGCTCGCGTTCAGGCGTTTTAATTTCAAATGAAGAAAAGAAAGAAGAAACAGATAATAAGTTAACGGCATTCCCTATAAAACGTCCTCAAGTTTTAAAGGCGGATGTAGTTCGTTTTCAGAATAATAAAGAAAAATGGATTGCTTTTATTGGTTTGATAGATGATAAAGCTTATGAGGTATTCACTGGTCTTGCGGATGATGAAGATGGTATTTTAATTCCGCGTTGGGTTAACGAAGGTTTAATTATTAAAAATAGAAATGACGATGGCACATCGCGTTACGATTTTCAGTATAAAAATAAAAGAGGGTATAAAACCACTATTGAAGGCTTATCGCATAAATTCAATCCTGAATTTTGGAACTACGCAAAACTCATATCCAGTACGCTTAGACACGGCATGCCAATAGATAAAATTGTCGATTTAATAAACAGTTTACAATTAGATAGCGAATCTATTAATACATGGAAAAATGGTGTAGTTCGAGCATTAAAACGTTATGTGGAAGATGGAACTCAAGCTAAAGGACAACAATGCGATAATTGTAAATCTGAACATTTAATATATCAAGAAGGGTGTTTGACCTGTAAAGATTGTGGATCTTCTAAATGCGGATAG
- a CDS encoding DUF3078 domain-containing protein: MKFKLVILFSLLFQIVSAQPDSLFIKAKKSKVSGPQWTQKNKASVDINEVAFVNWNAGGSNSISGLLGLKSSANYKDKYFSWKNNVVARYGINKQQDRETRKTDDLFEINSNLGYKNDELAHWFFSARLNFRTQFAKGFKYPNTENPISRFMAPGYLFFGGGMEYGKHIDELSFYFSPLTLKATFVLDEDLANAGSFGVTPAVLDAEGNVLVSGEQIRKEVGILVTNSYEMEMAENIVLKNQLSLYTDYLNNFGNVDVDWRLDFDFIVNNYVRATLGSHIRYDDDVKTSRPSDVEGELDEAGARVQWKQFLGVGFAVDF; this comes from the coding sequence ATGAAATTCAAGCTAGTCATTCTCTTTAGTCTCCTTTTCCAAATTGTTAGTGCGCAACCAGATTCATTGTTTATAAAAGCTAAAAAAAGCAAGGTATCTGGCCCTCAGTGGACTCAAAAAAATAAAGCGTCAGTTGATATTAATGAAGTGGCGTTTGTAAACTGGAATGCTGGTGGTAGTAATTCAATTTCTGGACTTTTAGGTCTAAAATCTTCAGCTAATTATAAAGATAAATACTTTTCTTGGAAAAACAATGTTGTTGCCCGTTATGGTATTAACAAGCAACAAGATAGAGAGACTCGAAAAACGGATGATTTATTTGAGATAAACTCCAATTTGGGTTATAAAAATGATGAATTAGCCCATTGGTTTTTTTCGGCCCGACTTAATTTTAGAACCCAATTTGCCAAGGGTTTTAAATATCCAAATACAGAAAATCCAATTTCACGATTTATGGCACCTGGCTATTTGTTTTTTGGGGGCGGCATGGAATATGGTAAACACATTGACGAACTTTCATTTTATTTTTCACCTTTAACCTTAAAAGCTACTTTTGTTTTAGACGAGGATTTAGCCAATGCAGGATCATTTGGTGTTACTCCTGCGGTATTAGACGCAGAAGGGAATGTGCTCGTTTCTGGAGAACAAATAAGAAAAGAAGTTGGTATATTAGTTACTAACAGCTATGAAATGGAAATGGCTGAAAACATTGTTCTTAAAAATCAGTTGAGTCTTTACACCGATTATCTTAACAACTTCGGAAACGTTGATGTCGATTGGCGATTGGATTTTGATTTTATTGTGAATAATTATGTCAGAGCTACTTTGGGGTCACATATCCGTTATGATGATGATGTGAAAACTTCAAGGCCGTCTGATGTTGAAGGAGAGTTGGACGAAGCTGGTGCGAGAGTACAATGGAAACAATTTTTGGGCGTTGGTTTTGCTGTTGATTTTTAA
- a CDS encoding AIR synthase related protein: MSQEISKRYAQRGVSASKEDVHNAIKNIDKGLFPKAFCKIVPDYLTQDEAYCLVMHADGAGTKSALAYMYWKETGDLSVWKGIAQDALIMNIDDLICVGATDNIMLSSTIGRNKNLIPGEVLSAIINGTEELLADLKAYGVTIHSTGGETADVGDLVRTIIVDSTVTARLKRSDVIDNANIKAGDVIVGLESFGQATYEKEYNGGMGSNGLTSARHDVFNKYLAKKYPESFDASVPEELVYSGSMKLTDAVENAPIDAGKLVLSPTRTYAPIIKQILSQFNNETIHGMVHCSGGAQTKILHFIDEFHIVKDNMFPVPPLFKLIQEQSKTDWKEMYQVFNCGHRMEIYVSPEIADDIIAISKSFQVNAQIIGRVEASKTKGLTIKSEYGEFNY, encoded by the coding sequence ATGAGTCAAGAAATAAGTAAGCGTTATGCCCAAAGAGGCGTATCAGCTTCAAAAGAAGATGTTCACAATGCCATCAAGAATATAGATAAAGGACTATTTCCTAAGGCGTTTTGTAAAATTGTTCCTGATTATCTCACGCAAGATGAAGCCTATTGCTTGGTGATGCATGCCGATGGTGCAGGAACAAAATCTGCCTTGGCTTATATGTATTGGAAAGAAACTGGCGATCTTTCTGTTTGGAAAGGCATTGCTCAAGATGCTTTAATCATGAATATTGACGATTTAATTTGCGTTGGTGCCACCGATAATATTATGCTATCTTCAACTATTGGTCGTAATAAAAATTTAATTCCTGGAGAGGTATTGTCAGCCATAATTAATGGTACTGAAGAATTGTTGGCTGATTTAAAGGCATATGGTGTCACTATTCACTCAACTGGTGGTGAAACTGCAGACGTTGGTGATTTGGTAAGAACTATTATTGTGGACTCTACGGTAACTGCGAGGTTAAAGCGTAGCGATGTTATTGATAACGCCAATATAAAAGCAGGTGATGTTATTGTTGGTTTAGAGAGTTTTGGGCAAGCAACCTATGAAAAAGAATACAATGGTGGTATGGGAAGTAATGGTTTAACTTCCGCCCGTCACGATGTTTTTAATAAGTATTTAGCCAAAAAATATCCCGAAAGTTTTGACGCTTCAGTTCCTGAAGAACTGGTGTATTCTGGATCTATGAAATTAACAGATGCTGTTGAAAATGCTCCAATTGATGCTGGAAAGTTAGTATTGTCACCAACGCGTACTTATGCGCCCATCATTAAACAAATATTATCGCAATTCAACAATGAGACGATTCATGGGATGGTGCATTGTTCAGGAGGAGCACAGACTAAAATCCTCCATTTTATTGACGAATTTCATATTGTTAAGGATAACATGTTTCCTGTTCCGCCCTTGTTCAAATTAATTCAAGAACAATCTAAAACAGATTGGAAAGAAATGTATCAAGTATTTAATTGTGGGCATAGAATGGAAATTTACGTCTCTCCTGAAATTGCAGATGATATTATTGCAATTTCAAAATCATTTCAAGTCAATGCTCAAATTATTGGTAGGGTAGAAGCTTCTAAAACCAAAGGTCTTACAATAAAAAGCGAGTATGGTGAGTTTAATTATTGA